The Ignavibacteriota bacterium sequence ATAAATTTTCTATCGATTCTCTAACAAAACTTTCTTCAAAACTGAATAATTTACCTAGTTTAAGTATTATTCTTTTTTCTTCTTCATGAAGTATTCTGTCCTGCCCTATTAAAACCAACAAGCCTCTAAAGTAATTGCTTTTATCTAGAATTGAAATTTGCAACTTATCTCCATTTTGATTGAGTTATAGTCTTGTGTAAATTTAAGTAAAGTTTGTTCCTATTGAAATGTAAAAAACTATAATATTATTTGCAAAAATTTGCATGTAACTTTAACACCTTTTTTACCATCCACAGCTCTTGTAATTTTATAAATTCTTTAATTTTTTAGCCCAAAATCCGCCTTTATAATTTTGCGATAAAATTTCTTGCTTCTTTGTAAAAAATAAATTATATAGTGTACGTATGTTTACTATTTAATATTTAAAAATGACTGATCATTCAAGCATAGTTAATCTTGCACAATATAAATTACCTCAGACGGCGAAGACAAAAAAGATTGCCGCAACAATTTATCGTTCAACCCCAAAGCCCGGTTTCGACATTTATGATTACGAAATGCTTTTTCAAGATGAAGAAACAAAAAAACTGATTCGAGAAGGCAAAACAATAGGTTGTTTTTATATTGAATCGCCGGGAATGAGATCGCTGCTGCAAAGATTGAACTGCGATACTTTTGAAATGCTTACCGCGGCAAGCTCTATAATTCGCCCGGGAGTTGCGGAAAGCGGAATGATGCATGAATTTATAGCCCGTCATAAAAATCCAAATCTCCGGAAATATTTGGTTCCGCAAATGGAAGAAATATTGGGTGAAACTTACGGCGTTATGGTCTATCAGGAAGACGTAATAAAAATCGCTCATCATGTTGTTGGTTTAAGTTTGGAAGAAGCTGATTATTTGCGCCGTGCAATGAGCGGAAAAATGCGCTCGCACGACGCGATGAAAAAATTATACGAACGTTTTTTTGATTCGTGCAAAAGTAAAAATCTTTCCGACAAAGTAGCAAATGAGCTTTGGCATCAAATTTCATCTTTTGCCGGCTATTCGTTTTGCAAGGCGCACAGCGCGTCTTTTGCTCTCCTCTCTTTTCAAGTTGCGTATTTAAAAGCTCATCATCCCGCGGAATTTATGTCGAATGTTCTTAATAACGGCGGCGGATTTTACGCTGCCGGAGTTTATATTAACGAATGCAAAAGAATGGGATTGAAAGTTTTACTTCCTTCAATAAACGAAAGCGAATACAGGTACAAAGGAAACAATTCCGAAGTACGCATTGGATTAATGGCAATAAAAAACATTGAAACTGAATCTTTGATGAAAATTATTGAAGATAGAATACATGACGGAAAATTTTTATCGCTTGCCGATTTTATTTCACGGACGAAATTAACTTACGAAAGTACCAAACTTCTTATCAAATGCGGAACCATGGACTGTTTGAATAAAACCCGTCCCACACTAATACGCTTGGCTGATATTTATTATCATTCAAAAGAACTTCTTAAAGATAATTCCTTGCCGCTTTTTCAAAATGAAATTTCTCTGCTAGAAAAAAGTGTGGAAACAAAACTGCAATACAATTCAGCAGAGATCTGTACTTTGGAGTATGAATGCTTTGGATTTACAGTTACGTATCACCCGCTTGAATTTATAAGAGAAATTTATGATTCTCCTCAAATAATAAAAGCGGCTGATCTGAGAAAAAATAAAAATAGGAAAATTAAAATGCTCGGCTGGTTCATGACTTCCAAAAGAATAAAAACCAAGAACGGCGATATTATGAAATTCCTAACACTTGAAGATTTAAGCGGAACTTTTGATGCAGTTCTTTTTCCCAAAACTTACAATATATACGCGGAAGCGACAATGTCTATGGGTCCGTATTTGGTTGAAGGAAAAGCGGATATTGAAAACGGCAATAATATAATTGTAGAAAAACTTGAAGTTCTTTCCAATTTGAAAGCATTGGAGTTTGTTCAAAAAGACAGCTCTCAAAATAAATATTACGGAGATGTGGAAAAGGTTTCTGAGGAAGAATTAGAAATTGTAAATTCTTTAGATAGAGAAAAACTTAAAAAAGCTTATGTGGGTAATTTAGGATAATTAATATTAGAGAATCAAATCCTTATTCTATTTATTTTGAAACATCAATATTAATTATATTGAGTTTGCCAATAGATTTATCCGGAAAATATTTTCCTTCCAAATCACTCATTGTATTCTTTAAAACTTCAAGAGAACGTTGGCTTAACAAATCAATTTTTACAAGTCCCAAATCCTCAATTCCATACATATCCGGCTGAGTAATAATTAAACCAAGTCCTTTGTTTTTTGCGTATTCAAGCGGAACATAATTAGTAATTGCCTTTTCTGTTACCACAATTCCGCTTGGGTGAATGCTTAAGTGATGAGGAAATGAAGAAAGCTGACTTGCAATTTGTATTATGGTTTTCCAAGGCTCAATTTTAAAATTAAGATTTTTTGATTCTGGAAATTTTTCCGCAATTTGAACAAGATTTTGAGCGCTTGTCCAAGGAATAAATTTACTGTATTGAGAAATTTCACGTTCGGAAATTCCAAATACTTTTGCCGTTTCGCGGAATGCCGAACGCGCGCGAAATGTGACGGTTGTAGATATCATCGCAACTTTATCATAACCGTATTTTTCATAAACGTACTTAACAATTTCATCGCGTTCGCGCCATGAAAAATCCAGATCAATATCCGGCGGACTGGTTCTGGCTCTATTTAAAAATCTTTCAAAATATAAATTATATTTTATGGGATCTATATCTGTAAATCCCAAACAATAAGAAACAAAACTATTCGCGGCGGAACCGCGGCCAAGAATTCTCATTCTCCTTAATTTTGCTTCTCTAACAATATCATGCACAACGAGGAAATAATGCGAGAAGCCCATTTCTTCAATTACGTTCAACTCCATATCCAATCTTGCTAAGGCTTGTTCTGTAATATTTTTATATCTTTCAGCTAATCCCAGATTGCAAATTTTCCTCAAATAATTCGGAGCATTTTCACCTTTAGGCAAATCAAATTTTGGAAATTTATTTCTCCCGAATTCCAAATCCACATTGCACATGTTTGCAATTTTTTTTGTATTTAGGATTGCTTCCGGCAAATTCCGCCAAATTTTTTCCAGCTCGCTTGGCGATTTAAAATAATATTCATCATCAATAATTTCCTCGTTTGTTAAATTTTCCAAAGTTGTGTTCTTCTTTATGGCAGTTACAACTTTTTGCAGCAAATGATCTTCTGGATTGAAAAAGTAAACAGGATTTGAAGCAACGAATTGCAAATCTTTACTTTTTGCAAACTCATAAAGTTCTCTTGTGTTTCTTTTATGCTTTTTAGTTGCTATCAGTTCAACAAATAAATTTTGTTTTAACTTTTTATTTTGATAAATGAGTTGAAGCAATTCAAGCGAAGATGTAATTACAAAAACATTTTCCAAATTTTCATCAAAAACCCTTTCCAATGAAAAATCTTCTTTTATCTTTCTGCTTGTAGTAATTTGAGAAATATCGGAATATCCTTTGAGATTTTTCGCAATAAATATCGCAGATAATTTTTTGTTATTAGGATCATCAATCAATACTCCTAAAATTGGTTTAATATTTTCTTCGCTTGCTTTTTTTGCAAATTTGATGCTTCCGTACATTCCGTTTGTATCTGTAAGAACGGCATACCTTTCACCGTATAATTTTGCCGAAGCAATAATTTTTTCTATTGGGATTGTTGCTTCAAGAATTGAATAATTTGAGTGATGGTGGAGCGAAAGCATTTTTTACGATTTTGCTTGAATTAATTTATCAAGTGAATTAGCAAAGTATTTAGATTTAAATGAGGATATTGGGACAAATATAAAATTATTTGTTTGGGAATATAATTTTT is a genomic window containing:
- a CDS encoding DNA polymerase III subunit alpha, translating into MLSLHHHSNYSILEATIPIEKIIASAKLYGERYAVLTDTNGMYGSIKFAKKASEENIKPILGVLIDDPNNKKLSAIFIAKNLKGYSDISQITTSRKIKEDFSLERVFDENLENVFVITSSLELLQLIYQNKKLKQNLFVELIATKKHKRNTRELYEFAKSKDLQFVASNPVYFFNPEDHLLQKVVTAIKKNTTLENLTNEEIIDDEYYFKSPSELEKIWRNLPEAILNTKKIANMCNVDLEFGRNKFPKFDLPKGENAPNYLRKICNLGLAERYKNITEQALARLDMELNVIEEMGFSHYFLVVHDIVREAKLRRMRILGRGSAANSFVSYCLGFTDIDPIKYNLYFERFLNRARTSPPDIDLDFSWRERDEIVKYVYEKYGYDKVAMISTTVTFRARSAFRETAKVFGISEREISQYSKFIPWTSAQNLVQIAEKFPESKNLNFKIEPWKTIIQIASQLSSFPHHLSIHPSGIVVTEKAITNYVPLEYAKNKGLGLIITQPDMYGIEDLGLVKIDLLSQRSLEVLKNTMSDLEGKYFPDKSIGKLNIINIDVSK